Proteins from one Escherichia coli genomic window:
- the pcoR gene encoding copper response regulator transcription factor PcoR: MQRILIVEDEQKTGRYLQQGLVEEGYQADLFNNGRDGLGAASKGQYDLIILDVMLPFLDGWQIISALRESGHEEPVLFLTAKDNVRDKVKGLELGADDYLIKPFDFTELVARVRTLLRRARSQAATVCTIADMTVDMVRRTVIRSGKKIHLTGKEYVLLELLLQRTGEVLPRSLISSLVWNMNFDSDTNVIDVAVRRLRSKIDDDFEPKLIHTVRGAGYVLEIREE; the protein is encoded by the coding sequence ATGCAGCGTATTTTAATCGTTGAAGACGAACAAAAAACAGGTCGTTACCTGCAGCAGGGACTGGTTGAGGAAGGCTATCAGGCCGATCTCTTTAATAATGGCCGCGATGGTCTCGGGGCCGCGTCGAAGGGACAGTATGATTTGATAATACTGGACGTGATGCTGCCTTTCCTCGACGGGTGGCAAATCATCAGCGCACTGAGGGAGTCCGGGCACGAAGAACCGGTCCTGTTTTTAACCGCAAAGGACAACGTGCGGGACAAAGTGAAAGGACTGGAGCTTGGCGCAGATGACTACCTGATTAAGCCCTTTGATTTTACGGAGCTGGTTGCACGTGTAAGAACCCTACTGCGCCGGGCACGCTCGCAGGCCGCAACAGTCTGCACCATCGCCGATATGACCGTTGATATGGTGCGCCGGACCGTGATCCGTTCGGGGAAGAAGATCCATCTCACCGGTAAAGAATACGTTCTGCTTGAGTTGCTGCTGCAACGCACCGGAGAAGTGTTACCCAGGAGTCTTATCTCGTCCCTGGTCTGGAACATGAATTTTGACAGTGATACGAATGTGATTGATGTCGCCGTGAGACGTCTGAGAAGTAAAATTGATGATGACTTTGAGCCAAAACTGATCCATACCGTTCGCGGTGCCGGATATGTCCTGGAGATCAGAGAAGAGTGA
- the pcoS gene encoding copper resistance membrane spanning protein PcoS → MRFKISLTTRLSLIFSAVMLTVWWLSSFILISTLNGYFDNQDRDFLTGKLQLTEEFLKTETFRNKTDIKSLSEKINDAMVGHNGLFISIKNMENEKIVELYAKNSVVPAVLLNKSGDILDYMIQTEENNTVYRSISRRVAVTPEQGKSKHVIITVATDTGYHTLFMDKLSTWLFWFNIGLVFISVFLGWLTTRIGLKPLREMTSLASSMTVHSLDQRLNPDLAPPEISETMQEFNNMFDRLEGAFRKLSDFSSDIAHELRTPVSNLMMQTQFALAKERDVSHYREILFANLEELKRLSRMTSDMLFLARSEHGLLRLDKHDVDLAAELNELRELFEPLADETGKTITVEGEGVVAGDSDMLRRAFSNLLSNAIKYSPDNTCTAIHLERDSDCVNVMITNTMSGQVPANLERLFDRFYRADSSRFYNTEGAGLGLSITRSIIHAHGGELSAEQQGREIVFKVRLLMD, encoded by the coding sequence GTGAGGTTCAAAATTTCCCTGACCACACGCCTGAGCCTGATTTTTTCTGCGGTGATGCTTACGGTATGGTGGTTATCAAGTTTTATCCTGATTAGCACCCTTAATGGCTATTTCGATAATCAGGACCGCGATTTTCTGACAGGTAAACTTCAGCTCACCGAAGAGTTTCTTAAAACAGAGACGTTCAGGAACAAAACGGATATTAAGTCATTATCAGAAAAAATAAACGATGCGATGGTGGGGCACAATGGCTTATTCATTTCTATAAAAAACATGGAAAATGAAAAAATTGTTGAACTCTATGCCAAAAATTCTGTTGTTCCAGCGGTCCTGCTTAATAAGTCGGGTGATATTCTCGACTATATGATCCAGACGGAAGAAAATAACACCGTGTACCGCAGTATCTCGCGGCGGGTTGCCGTGACGCCGGAACAGGGTAAAAGCAAACATGTCATCATTACGGTTGCCACGGATACTGGGTATCACACCCTGTTTATGGACAAACTCAGTACCTGGCTGTTCTGGTTCAATATCGGTCTGGTCTTTATTTCTGTTTTTCTGGGCTGGCTGACCACACGTATTGGTCTGAAACCGCTACGGGAAATGACCAGTCTGGCTTCCTCCATGACCGTACACAGCCTGGATCAGCGTCTAAATCCCGATCTGGCTCCGCCGGAAATCTCTGAGACCATGCAGGAGTTCAATAATATGTTTGATCGCCTGGAGGGGGCATTCCGGAAACTGTCAGATTTCTCGTCTGACATCGCGCATGAGCTGCGCACACCAGTCAGTAATCTGATGATGCAGACGCAGTTTGCACTGGCTAAGGAAAGGGATGTTTCGCATTACCGCGAAATTTTATTCGCTAACCTGGAAGAACTGAAAAGGTTGTCACGAATGACCAGTGACATGCTTTTTCTGGCACGTTCAGAGCATGGTCTGCTGCGGCTGGATAAACATGATGTGGATCTGGCAGCCGAACTGAATGAATTACGTGAGTTGTTCGAGCCCCTGGCAGACGAAACAGGAAAGACAATCACGGTTGAAGGAGAGGGCGTTGTTGCCGGAGACAGCGATATGCTCCGACGTGCTTTCAGTAACCTGCTTTCCAATGCAATCAAGTATTCTCCCGATAACACCTGTACAGCGATACACCTTGAGCGTGACAGTGACTGTGTGAACGTGATGATTACGAATACGATGTCCGGCCAGGTTCCCGCTAATCTGGAACGTTTGTTTGACCGGTTCTATCGCGCAGACTCATCAAGGTTCTACAACACGGAAGGCGCGGGGCTGGGATTATCAATTACAAGGTCGATCATTCATGCTCACGGCGGCGAGCTGTCAGCAGAACAGCAGGGGCGTGAAATTGTGTTCAAAGTGCGCCTGTTAATGGATTAA